The following proteins are co-located in the Peromyscus maniculatus bairdii isolate BWxNUB_F1_BW_parent chromosome 23, HU_Pman_BW_mat_3.1, whole genome shotgun sequence genome:
- the P2rx2 gene encoding P2X purinoceptor 2: MAAAQPRLPAGAAMVRRLARGCWSAFWDYETPKVIVVRNRRLGFVHRMVQLLILLYFVWYVFIVQKSYQDSETGPESSIITKVKGITISEHKVWDVEEYVKPPEGGSVVSIITRIEVTPSQTLGTCPESKKVHSSTCHSDDDCIAGQLDMQGNGIRTGHCVPYYHGDSKTCEVSAWCPVEDGTSDNHFLGKMAPNFTILIKNNIHYPKFKFSKGNIASQKIDYLKHCTFDQDSDPYCPIFKLGFIVEQAGENFTELAHKGGVIGVIINWDCDLDLPESECNPKYSFRRLDPKYDPASSGYNFRFAKYYKINGTTTSRTLIKAYGIRIDVIVHGQAGKFSLIPTIINLATALTSIGVGSFLCDWILLTFMNKNKLYSHKKFDKVRTPRHTSTSWPVTLALVLGQVPPPPSHYSQDQPPTPPSGGGLTLGEGAELPLAVQPPRPCSISALTEQVVDTLDQHVGQRLPVPEPSQQDPTSTDPKGLAQL; this comes from the exons ATGGCCGCTGCACAGCCCCGGCTTCCCGCAGGGGCCGCCATGGTCCGGCGCTTGGCCCGGGGTTGCTGGTCCGCGTTCTGGGACTACGAGACGCCCAAGGTGATCGTGGTGCGGAACCGGCGCCTGGGGTTCGTGCACCGCATGGTGCAGTTGCTCATCCTGCTTTACTTCGTGTG GTACGTGTTCATCGTGCAGAAAAGCTACCAGGACAGCGAGACAGGTCCGGAGAGCTCCATCATCACCAAAGTCAAGGGGATCACCATATCAGAGCACAAAGTGTGGGACGTTGAGGAATACGTAAAGCCCCCGGAG GGGGGCAGTGTGGTCAGCATCATCACCAGGATCGAGGTCAccccttcccagaccctgggaacaTGCCCAGAG AGCAAGAAGGTGCACAGTTCCACCTGCCATTCAGATGACGACTGCATCGCCGGGCAGCTGGACATGCAAGGCAATG GGATTCGGACAGGGCACTGTGTACCCTATTACCATGGGGACTCCAAGACCTGCGAGGTGTCAGCCTGGTGCCCGGTGGAAGACGGAACTTCGGACAA CCACTTTCTGGGTAAAATGGCACCAAATTTCACCATCCTCATCAAGAATAACATCCACTACCCCAAGTTCAAGTTCTCCAA GGGCAACATCGCAAGCCAGAAGATTGACTACCTGAAGCACTGCACATTTGATCAGGACTCTGACCCATACTGTCCCATCTTCAAGCTAGGCTTCATTGTAGAGCAGGCAGGGGAGAACTTCACAGAACTGGCACACAAG ggtggtgTCATTGGAGTCATCATCAACTGGGACTGTGACCTGGACTTGCCTGAATCAGAGTGCAACCCCAAATACTCTTTCCGGAGGCTTGACCCCAAGTATGACCCTGCTTCCTCAGGCTACAACTTCAG GTTTGCCAAGTATTACAAGATAAACGGCACCACCACCAGTCGAACTCTCATCAAAGCCTATGGGATCCGGATCGATGTTATCGTGCATGGGCAG GCAGGGAAATTCAGTCTCATTCCTACCATCATCAATCTGGCCACTGCTCTGACCTCCATCGGGGTG GGCTCCTTTCTGTGTGACTGGATTTTGCTAACATTCATGAACAAAAACAAGCTCTATAGCCATAAGAAGTTTGACAAGGTGCGTACTCCAAGGCATACCTCAACTAGCTGGCCTGTGACCCTTGCCCTTGTCTTGGGCCAGGTCCCTCCCCCACCTAGTCACTACTCCCAGGATCAGCCACCTACCCCTCCATCAGGTGGAGGGCTAACTCTGGGAGAAGGGGCAGAGCTACCACTGGCTGTCCAGCCTCCTCGGCCTTGTTCCATCTCTGCTCTGACTGAGCAGGTGGTGGACACTCTTGACCAGCATGTGGGACAAAGGCTTCCTGTCCCTGAGCCCTCCCAACAGGACCCCACATCCACGGACCCCAAAGGTTTGGCTCAACTCTGA